ACGCGGCGGACGGCCTCCTCGGCGTTGTCCTGGACGTGCCTCATGTAGGCCTGGACGACGTCGAGCCCGAAGTCCTCGATCATGCGGGCGACTTCGTCGACGCCCTTGCGGTTGGCGGCGATCTGGGCGCGCAGGTCGGCGAGGTTGGTCTTCGGGTTGCGGGAGGGGTAGGGCGCCTCGGTGAGCAGCCGGCGGGTCTCCTCGTCGCGGAAGCGGCCGGCCTCGGCGAGCAGCCAGTTGTCGAAGAGGACGCCTTCCTCCTCGATGGTGCGGCTGTCGGCGGGCATGGAGCCCGGGGCGATCCCGCCGATCTCGGCATGATGGCCCCGGGAGGCGACGTAGAAGAGGATCCGGTCACCCTCCGTGTCGAACACCGGCGTGATCACGGTGACGTCCGGGAGGTGCGTTCCGCCGTGGTACGGGTCGTTGACGGCGTAGGTGTCGCCGGGCCGCATGGACGATCCCCGGCGGCGGATGACCTCCTTGACGCTGGTGCCCATGGAGCCCAGGTGGACGGGGATGTGGGGGGCGTTGGCCACCAGGTTTCCGTCCGGGTCGAAGAGCGCGCAGGAGAAGTCCAGGCGCTCCTTGATGTTGACGGACTGGGCCGTCGACTCCAGCCGCGCACCCATCTGTTCGGCGATCGACATGAACAGGTTGTTGAAGACCTCGAGCAGAACCGGATCGGCTTTCGTGTCGATGTCGGAACTCTGCGTAATCACCGCGCGTTCCATGACCAGATGCCCGTCGTCGCGTGCCACGGCCTGCCAGCCGTCGTCGACGACGGTCGTCGCACTGGCCTCGGTGATGATCGCGGGGCCGGTGACCGTCTCGCCGGGAGGGAGCTCCTCTCGGCGGTGGAGGGGTACGTCGCGCCAGGTGCCGCCGGTGTGCAGCCGGACGGTGTCGGGAGCGGCGGTCCGGCCTTCGTACGGGGCGAGGGCGGAGAGATCGGGGGGTTCGGTGACGCCGGTGGCTTCCACTGAGAGGGCTTCGACGACGATCGGACGGTCGAGCGTGAAGGAGTACGTGGCACGATGACGTTCCTCGAAGGCGTGACGCATCGTGTCGGGCTCGGTCAGCTCGACGGTGAGGGTGGTGTCGGTGCCGTCGTAGCGGAGCTGGGCGCGGCGGACGACCTGGATGTGGTCCTCCGGCACGTCCTCGGCGAGGAGTTCGGCGCGGGCCGCCCCCTCGAGGTCCTCGGCCGTCTTGAGGACGGCGGCCATGGCCCGGCGTTCCAGGGGCGCCTCGACGGACTGTTCGCGCATGGCGGTGGTGTCGGCAAGGCCGATGCCGAGGGCGGACAGCACACCGGCCATGGGCGGGACGAGGACGGTGCGGATGCCGAGCGAGTCGGCGACCATGCACGCGTGCTGGCCGCCCGCGCCGCCGAAGGTGGTCAGGGCGTAGCGGGTGACGTCGTGGCCCTTCTGGACCGAGATCCGCTTGACGGCGTTGGCGATGTTGGCGACGGCGATCTGCAGGTAGCCCTCGGCGACCTGCTCGGGCGTGCGGTCGTCGGCGGTCCGCTCGCGGATCTCGCGCGCGAGGGCGGCGAAGCGGTCGCGGACGAGCTGGTCGTCGAGGGGCTGGTCGCCGTCGGGGCCGAACACCTTCGGGAAGTGGGCGGGCTGGATGCGGCCGAGCATGACGTTGGCGTCGGTGACGGCGAGCGGGCCGCCGCCGCGGTAGCAGGCGGGTCCGGGGTCCGCCCCCGCCGAGTCCGGCCCCACGCGGTAGCGGGAGCCGTCGAAGTGCAGGATGGAGCCGCCGCCGGCCGCCACCGTGTGGATGTCCAGCATCGGGGCGCGCAGCCGGACTCCGGCGATCTGCGTGGTGAAGACCCGTTCGTACTCACCGGCGAAGTGCGAGACGTCGGTGGAGGTGCCACCCATGTCGAACCCGATGACCCGGTCGAACCCGGCGAGCTGCGACATACGGGCCATGCCGACGATCCCGCCCGCGGGGCCGGAGAGGATGGCGTCCTTGCCGCGGAACTGACCGGCTTCGGCGAGACCGCCGTTGGACTGCATGAACATCAGCCGCACACCGTGCAGCTCGTCGGCGACGTGCCGGACGTAGCGGCGCAGCACCGGCGAGAGGTAGGCGTCGACGACCGCGGTGTCCCCGCGGGGGACGAGCTTCATCAGCGGGCTGACCTCGCTGGACAGCGAGATCTGCGGGAAGCCGATGCGAGCGGCCAGCTCGCCGACGGCCCGCTCGTGGGCGGGGTGCAGGTGGCTGTGCATGCAGACGACGGCGACGGCGCGGATCCCGTCGTCGTACGCCTCCTGCAGCGGCCCGGTCAGCGCGTCCAGGTCGGGGGCGCGCAGCACGGTGCCGTCGGCGGCGATGCGCTCGTCGACCTCGACGACCCGCTCGTGGAGCAGTTCGGGGAGTTCGAT
Above is a genomic segment from Streptomyces sp. SLBN-31 containing:
- a CDS encoding hydantoinase B/oxoprolinase family protein, which gives rise to MTGWQFWVDRGGTFTDIVARRPDGRLLTHKLLSENPARYSDAAVAGVRELLDGAPEHVEAVRMGTTVATNALLERKGERTLLVVTRGFRDALRIAYQNRPHIFARRIELPELLHERVVEVDERIAADGTVLRAPDLDALTGPLQEAYDDGIRAVAVVCMHSHLHPAHERAVGELAARIGFPQISLSSEVSPLMKLVPRGDTAVVDAYLSPVLRRYVRHVADELHGVRLMFMQSNGGLAEAGQFRGKDAILSGPAGGIVGMARMSQLAGFDRVIGFDMGGTSTDVSHFAGEYERVFTTQIAGVRLRAPMLDIHTVAAGGGSILHFDGSRYRVGPDSAGADPGPACYRGGGPLAVTDANVMLGRIQPAHFPKVFGPDGDQPLDDQLVRDRFAALAREIRERTADDRTPEQVAEGYLQIAVANIANAVKRISVQKGHDVTRYALTTFGGAGGQHACMVADSLGIRTVLVPPMAGVLSALGIGLADTTAMREQSVEAPLERRAMAAVLKTAEDLEGAARAELLAEDVPEDHIQVVRRAQLRYDGTDTTLTVELTEPDTMRHAFEERHRATYSFTLDRPIVVEALSVEATGVTEPPDLSALAPYEGRTAAPDTVRLHTGGTWRDVPLHRREELPPGETVTGPAIITEASATTVVDDGWQAVARDDGHLVMERAVITQSSDIDTKADPVLLEVFNNLFMSIAEQMGARLESTAQSVNIKERLDFSCALFDPDGNLVANAPHIPVHLGSMGTSVKEVIRRRGSSMRPGDTYAVNDPYHGGTHLPDVTVITPVFDTEGDRILFYVASRGHHAEIGGIAPGSMPADSRTIEEEGVLFDNWLLAEAGRFRDEETRRLLTEAPYPSRNPKTNLADLRAQIAANRKGVDEVARMIEDFGLDVVQAYMRHVQDNAEEAVRRVIDALDDGEYAYETDAGAVIRVRVRVDREKRSAAVDFTGTSPQLAGNFNAPFAVVNAAVLYVFRTLVADDIPLNDGCLRPLDIIVPPASMLAPEPPAAVVAGNVETSQAITGALYAALGVQAEGSGTMNNVTFGNERHQYYETVASGSGAGDGFPGAPVVQTHMTNSRLTDPEVLEWRLPVRLEEFAVRHGSGGAGRWRGGDGAVRRIRFEEPMTVSTLSQHRRVRPYGMAGGEPGALGANRVERADGTVTALAGSDSADVGPGDVLVIETPGGGGYGPPSHHPHQAGEEIDDLRAF